One genomic region from Quercus robur chromosome 4, dhQueRobu3.1, whole genome shotgun sequence encodes:
- the LOC126724086 gene encoding UDP-glycosyltransferase 79B9-like, translating into MSNSRSTKLHVAMFPWFAFGHITPYLHLSKKLTERGHRVSFLLPKGAQAKVEHLILYPNLIHFYPLLVPSVDRLPPGAETASDVPLPLRGHLRVAFDQTQDQVQTILSSLKPDFIFFDFSPWMPALAHQIGSKAICYSIVTPATQALKVPTKEKPEDMTVEDFMQPPPGYPPSCVRIKSKDYEIAQLKVFAKALGTEMSLYVRITYGLIWSDALAYRTYHEFEGPYCDYLKQHYAKPVLLTGPVLPEAPATKLDEKWTNWLCNFKQGTVVYCAFGSQNKLQMGQFQELLLGFELCGQPFLVALSTPDGCATIEEAFPEGFEERVKGRGWVYGGWVPQTLILEHPSIGCSVTHCGYGSMWESLFSDCQIVCVPYLGDQIVGARLMVEELKVAVEVEREDNGWISKESLSKAIISVMDEDSEIAGLVKYNHAKLKEELTSEGMQERYLDTFIQNLQGLMD; encoded by the coding sequence ATGAGCAATTCAAGAAGCACAAAACTTCACGTAGCCATGTTTCCCTGGTTTGCCTTTGGCCATATCACTCCCTACCTGCACCTCTCAAAAAAGCTTACAGAGAGAGGCCATAGGGTGTCTTTCTTACTGCCCAAAGGAGCACAAGCAAAGGTAGAACATCTCATCCTTTATCCAAACCTCATCCACTTCTATCCCCTTCTTGTTCCCAGTGTAGATAGACTACCCCCTGGTGCCGAGACTGCCTCAGATGTTCCTCTTCCACTTCGTGGACATCTTCGTGTTGCCTTTGACCAAACCCAAGACCAAGTTCAAACCATTCTGAGCAGTCTCAAGcctgatttcattttctttgacttCAGCCCTTGGATGCCAGCCTTAGCACACCAAATTGGCTCTAAGGCCATATGTTATTCCATTGTAACCCCAGCAACGCAAGCACTAAAGGTTCCTACCAAGGAGAAACCAGAGGATATGACTGTAGAAGACTTCATGCAACCGCCTCCTGGCTATCCTCCTTCGTGTGTGCGAATAAAGTCCAAGGACTATGAGATTGCACAACTAAAAGTGTTTGCCAAGGCTCTTGGAACAGAGATGTCTCTTTATGTTCGAATTACGTATGGCTTGATTTGGAGTGATGCCCTGGCCTATAGGACATATCATGAGTTTGAAGGGCCATATTGTGACTACTTAAAGCAGCATTATGCTAAGCCTGTGCTGCTAACAGGACCTGTCCTGCCTGAAGCACCGGCCACAAAGCTAGACGAGAAATGGACCAATTGGTTATGCAATTTCAAGCAAGGTACTGTGGTGTATTGTGCATTTGGGAGTCAAAATAAACTACAAATGGGCCAGTTTCAGGAGCTACTTTTGGGGTTTGAGTTATGTGGGCAACCATTTTTGGTGGCTCTGAGTACTCCAGATGGTTGCGCAACAATTGAAGAAGCTTTTCCAGAAGGCTTTGAAGAGAGAGTTAAAGGGAGAGGATGGGTGTATGGGGGATGGGTACCACAAACATTGATATTGGAGCACCCATCTATTGGCTGTTCTGTGACCCATTGTGGATATGGGTCCATGTGGGAGTCTCTCTTTAGTGATTGCCAAATAGTATGCGTTCCATACCTTGGTGATCAAATTGTGGGTGCCAGGTTAATGGTGGAAGAACTTAAAGTTGCAGTGGAGGTGGAGAGAGAAGATAATGGGTGGATTTCCAAGGAAAGCCTGAGTAAGGCCATTATCTCTGTGATGGACGAGGACAGTGAAATAGCTGGTCTGGTGAAATATAATCATGCCAAGTTGAAGGAGGAACTTACTAGTGAAGGCATGCAAGAGAGATATTTAGACACTTTCATTCAAAACCTGCAAGGTCTTATGGATTGA